Within Solea solea chromosome 1, fSolSol10.1, whole genome shotgun sequence, the genomic segment TAGCTTCACAGTCAGGACTCAGGGGATTTATGAACCTGAACTGTCAAACTCTAATGGCTGCTTGAAAGATTCATGCAAGGTGTTGACCCGCTGGAAAAAGACTATCAAATACTCAGAAATGTCACTGCTATGCATTATATTGAAAAAATCATACAGACgtctctcagtgtctcctcCACACACCTGAATTCACATCTGGATCCCCAACAACATCTTATAATATCTTCCTTGggctattatatattatacagtcGGCTAAAACGATAGAAAAACTGAGtgggggttaaaaaaaataaaagtcctccATGTTCATATATGGGACGGCTGAATAAATGTCCACCCGACGCCGTGTGAAGCTACAAATTAGCAACATTCTTCAAAAGGTCCTGGTTATTTCAGCTGATCTGCCTGTGGCTCTTTAGTTCAGCGCGTGGCAGCATGAGTGAGAGTGCTTTGCAGCAGATTCATTGCTCTGGGGTCCagagggaaaataaagaaaaaggacgAGATACAGAGAGGAGAAATTGCTGAATGGATCAAACTCAACATGCCGGTTGTATATGGAGAGTTTGAAATGTGGTAACATGTGCAGCACTTTAAATGTTTCAACGTTCTATGGCAGAGTTTTCTGATTGATTTCACATGAGTAATGTCTATCCCACATAAATGGTTAAGAGGAGACTCTTATTTTGCCAGAGGACATACAGTACTGCTCCATTAAAACCAGAATGCATATTCCATTATGTAatggaattattttttttttttactgtttgccCTGGTGTGACCTTTTATAATATGTGCTCCCTTGCTTCAATTCATACACGGGACACTGTCTCTTTTTGATATCAGTGCCCGCTCTGTTCACAATTGTTTCCTTTGCTCAAGGACAGAcggtaaccacacacacacacacacacacacacacacttttctctcaCACTGTATAAGACATTGTTGATTGTCAAGGCTCTTTGTGAGTACAGTGTGTGGTGTTCATGTTCTGTACGACGGTTACGTCCTCTTTTGGACAGTCACAAGTTTCTCATCTGTCAAGTTTTTGCTTCTCAAGTCTTTATTTGAGGATCTCAACTACAGCAAAAAGAAGCTTTTATTCATACCTCCTCATACCTGAGGCAAGCAAGGCTTTACACATGGACCATTCCATTAACTAGAAGGTTAGCAAAGGGCCTGGACATGAGAAACTGTTCTGTATTGTTGCTACATCTATTACGGTTATActgcaggtaaaaaaacaagaagacaaagaagaagcagatttGAAATGACAGAATGACACAAACGAAGTAAATGTAATCTTGCGTCGTTCATAAGCAAAAGCACAGAAACGCACACTGCACGTGCACAAACACATTACCGATAATTTGTTTCAGGAAAAGGCAGGCCATTAATATTCCGCCCAATCCTCCCTCATCATTAGCACCTGCACAGGCAGCTGCGGCGTTTCCTCGTGACACAGAGCTGGTGTTAAATGCTGGTCCTGTATTCCTATTTGGACCACTTTGATGTCCGCACTGCATTTAACCTCCTCGTGGACGTTCATTTCAAAATAGCCCTCAGACACCGTCACAATTAAATCTTTGACATCACCATCACACACTGAATTGGGCTTTCAGCTCAGGATTTTtgtttcaagtgtgtgtgtaagaaagaaGAGTTTCCGGTGGCAAGCATGCCAATATTTCCACAGCGTGTAATTCTTTTGAAGATAATTCATGCCTATACTTTCAAGATGTGACAAATTGGATTGTTTCCCTTTCCGCATTTCCTGTGACAAATTCcaaattatttttcttcaaCTCCTCCACATGTGCCTTTGACACACCGTGACTGAATAATTTGAACAGTGGCAAATTGCAACCGTGGAAGCAAAACATCACCGCGGGCCAAATGCACACAATTGAAAAAAGGTGTGTTTACAAGGAGGGACATGGACAAGAATCCCATAGACCATCACAGTGTGCCGAGCACAATAGAGGCCACGTTATTAACGACACCTGTGTTTGGAACAAGGTTGCTCAAaaccatttttaatttaaattccaATCAAGTCAAGGGAAAAGCGCAAGGTTTCCAAAGATTAAACATTGCTGTCTATCCATCGTCCTTTGGTGCACAGGAGTTGGAGGAGCTGACAGTGGACAAGAGGCAGAGTaagtgcaggaaaaaaaaaaaacagccataaTCTGCATATGAGCTGGACTAAATGAAGTAAAACCCCACATTGAACCACCTCCCCACTGTGCTGCGTCTCATATTAAAAGTACGTCATGCTGAATTATAGAGGGATGTGCCGAAGGTGAAGAAAACACATTATAAATGGAGTCGTATTTCTTTTGCATACAGagtaaaattttattttttttcaaattgccATATTTAAATGTAGCAAATGAACAGCATCTCACTTAAAAGACtccaaaaaaaattattgttGTTCAAACAGattacacatttacatgcatgGATGAGGACGGGCTGTAATAACCCcatcacacacacgtgtataaatgaatggattaatTATCACAACTGTGTTTCTGATCGTTTGAGTTTTCAGACATTTAATATTCCTACAGCActtgaccttttctggcataaacgctgaccttgtcaggaacaGTAGTCCCTAAGGAGACCTCCGTTTAAAGGCGAAATAACCTCATTTCCAAGGAACTGCTTAGGTTAGGGCTAAGATTTCATAGGTTACGGTTAGGTTTGTTTAGGTTCTCTTAAGGACAGTggctgcgcaaacctgtgtgtatgtgtgacgtAATTAATTGATTAGAGCTGCCCACAGTTGGTGGGATCTGTAGCTTGCAGTGAAGCCTCCTGCTTCCACTCTGTATCCATGCAGTGTGATCGCTGCTGGGACAAGAGCGCGCATCACTGACGCAGAAATGAAACGTGGTTGAAAAGTGATTTTTGCTCAACTTACTGGGACCCTTCATTGGATCAAGTTGGTCGCCGAGGTAAGGAATCTGTGTTAGTCCATGAAGATGTGATGGTGTTGAAATGTGCGCAGATATGAGGTCAAACGCTCCAATTTATGGAAACATTGTCTCGTTCTGTTGTGAAACAGAGCCATTACCCTGAAGCCCTCAAACACTCGACCAGGAAAGCGCTTTTGGGTGACTTTCGCGCTTTTACGCACGGAGCCATTCACATTTCATTTACCACTCAAGTCATAATgctttttgtttcatattttttaaGACATAATATTAAAGGCTATTTGTACAATCTAAAGTATTAATTGTTGCCCAAACCCGTTTTGTTTTTTCGAAAATGTATCTCTGTTTCACCGATGCACGTTTCTTGCACAGATACATTTGCAAATGTTTTCTCATGTATGGCTATAACCAGACAGTGACCGATTATTATTATCTATGAGGGAGATGAGCAGAATGCTTAGTTCCAAGTAGCGGAATCATCATCAAATAATCTTAATCTGACAAAACAGTTTGTCTTCCAGGTGCTCTTGGCTATACATGTTATACAAGAGTGTAAACTGACAAAATAGCAACAGGTAAAATagtaacagacacacagacacacacacacatgttgaggGGAAAATGGATGCGTCAGTCTCATTCATAAAACAGAATATACAATCAATCTTCAACATGTAGTAACTATACAATTTTATTCAAACATTCATTGAGCCATTGTTCATTAAGTATAATTCTGTGATTAATGGACATTCttgtgtgaagaaaaaacagtaaTCAATTATTAtagcttattattatttatatgtcATATAGTATTGGAATCtcatgtttttatacatttccaACATGTGTAGACACTAAGGTACAGTGTGATTTAGGCATGCTTTATAACAAAAGCTCCCACCAGGATTCTTGTATGACTCACCCACTatctgttcaactgcttgttaatgcaaatatcaaaTCAGCCAACCACATGGCAGCAACTAGATTTATTTAGGCATGTTGACATAGCCAAGATATCAagctgagcatcagaatggggggcagaaagtgtttttttggtgggctggtctgagtatttcaggaACTGaagatctactgggatttttacacacaacaatggtccaaaaagagaaaatatccctCTGTGAGCTAAAGGGAAAGTTTCGTCAGAGGAGAATGGTTAGTCAGGTTTGAAATTCCACAAGAgcaacattaaatcaaaattgTTACAACCAAAGGTACTCAGAAGACCGTCTGTGACGCAcagaaccttgaagcagatgagctACAACAGCACAAtgtgccactcctgccactttattaggggTCATGCGTAACCTAATGAAGTGGCAAGTGAGTGCTGTTACAGTTATACGGCTGCTTTttaattgtacatttaaaatgctcCATGAGCCTTGACTGCAGAGTGACTGTTGATAACGAATTTCTCTCCTAACCATTTGTGCATTGACCCTCGTATACTTTATTGATCGGCAACTGTGAGACTTCAGCTGCTGAGGCAGAATGAGAACATGACAACTGAAAGTGTCAATCACGTGACCCACATGTGTGGCTCGAAGACATGCTTTTGTATGAGCTCTTTGCACTAAAGAAATGCAATTGTACACAAGAGAGACACGGCGTCCTCCTCGTTTCTCGTTGTTCTGCCTCTCTGTGAATGTGCCGACAACAAAAATCCTTGAAATCCCACTCGGCTGATGGTACTGAAAAAGGTCGAGAGGAAAGGTCTTTCTAcgacattttaaatttgacttctgttttttttccagatgggGCTGTTAGATGAAGACCTTGCATTCCGATCCAACATACCTGTGCCAGTGGATATAACAGTGGCTGTTGTCTACTTTCTATTTGGTGagtaaacatttgtaaaaatgaaaataagaaaaccATCGATTTTCCCGTTTCTTCTGCTCAAGGTGAAATCTGTGTAAATCCCCAAAAATATAAACAGTTTCCTTTTCCTGCAGGAGTTTGTTCACTGTTTGGGAACACCATGCTGCTGTACGTCTCCTACAAGAAAAAGCACCTCCTGAAACCTGCCGAGTACTTTATCGTCAACCTCGCCGTTAGTGACTTGGGCCTGACGCTGTCCCTTTACCCTATGGCGATAACGTCAAGCATCTACCACAGGTACAGTATTCCACCTGGCACATAGCACTGTAGCattaaacatatacagtatatacagagggtataagaatgtgtcttacatcctttctttttttaagcacaacctagacaatctgatgaaataaaaacaaaaaacattcaccaactatataacaaacacatttcaaagttcacttggctcgtttatatgaacaaaaagaaaagaaaaacagtctatttgtgtgacttctgcacaattattgctatatatcactactaaaaatgagataactttgactcaagaagatgaaaaaaaaacactttttaaaacctGAATGTGATCTACTAacaccaggatgtccatataaggaggaTATAAGTGTAAACACTGCCTTTCACATAATCAGGAAGACTGTGTTTAGGTACGGACCACATAAAAATCCAAACTATCATGGTTCATTTACACGGATAGGTCGCAGTATGATTGCCTGACTTTGCAGTTACGGTGTGTGACGCTCATGCGAcgctctcctctccctccctcaccttcTCATTGATCCTTCCACTCCGTTTTTCCCTCTTCCACTttcctccgtctctgtctctttcccaCACCCACTTGGCCTCCCACACAGGTGGCTGTATGGGAAAGCAATGTGCTCCGTATATGCCTTTTGTGGAATGTTGTTTGGCATCTGCAGCCTGACCACACTAACCCTGCTGAGCATGGTGTGCTTTGTCAAAGTGTGTTACCCACTCTATGGTAAGTGTGCAGAGAAGCCGTTCTGTCACTGAAAATGGCACAGGATTAAGCACCACATCCCTAAGTGGCTGATTGTTGATTTATCTGTGGAAGGAAAGCCAAATGATAATCCCTCTGTGAAGCGCTGCACATTAGCCTGACTTTGATGCCTGACAAGTGCAGGGGCTGCACTCAATAAGCATTATGTGTGATGCTGGTCAACGCAGTGCAATAGAGGCCCTCTATTTAACCCCAAGAAAGTGGGTTTTTCCCTGGTAGTCACAAAAGAGATGCTAATTCCCAGCTGTACCaattaattgtaaaaaaaacccaccttcACTTCACTTTCTCATTTCATTATGACGCACTGCAGGAATACAGTCCTCACTTAAGGCTGATGCAACGTCACTCGCCATCCATCTACATCCTTTTGCTTCAAAAGGCATGGAGTTATAGTGCGCTGTCCATTTAGCCTTTGTCCTGCACATTCTTTGtaataatagaatagaacagcTCTTTATTGTCGCTGTTGTGAAAAATCGATGAGAAACTGTTTATCAGCTCTGTGGTATCAGCAGGAgatgaaacacaacacagtattAGAGCATTACTAAAACAGTGAAGTattaaaccctttaacacctaagcctcaaagaCTTATTTTaatggccagaaaatgtcccgaGTAAGGGCTTTTGCCCATttcatatctggcagttattggcaatttattgcttgttaaaatagtgtataaacacaaattaaacattttatttagaaaaatcacagtagttgtacacaaacaccagattttgaatgtaaaaaatttgaaatatgaataGTTAATACGGTTATTTTAAGTGTTACACTTAAAATAACCTTTGTTTGAGTCTGTCTCACTGTTCAAAAACAGGCGTTTTCAAACCATTTATGTCAGGTCCCAAACTTGCGGCCCTCCAATCCATTTCATGTGACCCACCTCTTAATATTTTTGTACATTGTTTTTGTGAACTAAATATCGTTCCATGTctacacacttttattttgaaattctgtaaaATATCCATCATGATAGGATGTCGTGATATCCTTTTAAAGCTCATATCGACCAGAACCTACTGCATAGTTGCTTTTTCCTCCAAAATGTTTCACTTCGCCTCCTGCTGGATGCTACTAGATGCTCGGTgaccccaaggtcatttgagtttgagacccctggtctcGAGATTTGTGCTTTTCACCCAATCCTTGAGCTTTGCATACATTTGACCCCTTCACTGAAGTTTCAAACCTCCCTGACAAACTCTTCTATGAGTATCTACCCCCGTGTTCACCTTCTCTTCCAGGAAAGACTGGTGAAAGTGTTTGCCATTATCTCTACTTTAAAATGGCCCATTGATGTCAATGATAGCATGCTGATGCACTAACTTTTAGCGTGACCATCTAAAAACACCTTTGTCTTCATGTGTGGTCAGATGGAGTaagcatgtgtgttgtttttattgtaatgttCCTTTGGTAAGAGCTGAACATAATAATCTTTCCCAGATCATTTAACTACTTGAATAACAAACTATAAACTTTCATTTTGACAGGAAACAGGTTTAATTCCGCTCACAGCCATCTGCTGATTGCCTGTGCTTGGGTCTATGCTTTGCTATTTGCTTGCTCCCCGCTGGCCCACTGGGGTGAATATGGACCAGAACCATACGGCACCGCTTGTTGCATTGACTGGACACAGTCCAATCAGCACAGCACGGCGCGCTCCTACACCGTGGTGCTGTTCACCTTCTGCTACATCCTTCCGTGCTGCGCCATCGTAGCGTCGTACACGGGCATTCTGGTCACAGTGCACACAACCCGCAAGACGATGGAGCGACATGCATCGAGGCAGACGCAGATGAGCAGCATCCAGACTATTATTGTCAAGGTAAGTTGGACATTACTTCCATCACgtcaaaaacaaattcatgcTTTTTAGACGTACCATATTTTGGTAAACTTCACTTGACTCAACATCTCCCCTGAAAACAATCACACCCGAGAAGAGTATTATTAATCTTCTTGATTAATGCTCTTAACTACATGCAggatacacatacacagacaaaaatagTCGTCAAGTCTTGGCACATTCCCATTTCTGATGTGAATCTGAATGTTTGAAACAAGCGACAGAGACAAGCGCTTCTTAGACGCTGGAGTTTGTCTTTCTGGAGAGTTCCTCTTTTCACCATTTGTTGAAGAAATCGGCAGTGACCTCAACAGATGCATCATTGGCGCAGCTTCTCATTAGCAGAAGTTGGCTCTTGTCTGCTCTGTGATGGATGGAATGCCACAGCTTTTGCTGACTAATAGTCATCATCATCTCTTCTCCATGTTATCTCTGACTGAAATGAAGGAGAACGCAGAAACGCAGCGTTACAGACGCCTGAACACACCACCATCCATACGTTTGACATGAAAAAATGAAAGGTTTTTCCAGGTTGTGTACAATAACGCCCAAATCCAGAGAGTGTCATAGATTGGATCGTGCGATTATAATAGATTAGAATGGGTGCCGACGTCGCGATCatacaataatatatttttgtgccatttataaaacaaactcTATCGAGTAAGTCTTATGTTCCATCATTGATACTTTAATTCCTTCAAAATCAGTCCCAtattacatccatccatcttctaccgcttt encodes:
- the opn7a gene encoding opsin 7, group member a; the encoded protein is MGLLDEDLAFRSNIPVPVDITVAVVYFLFGVCSLFGNTMLLYVSYKKKHLLKPAEYFIVNLAVSDLGLTLSLYPMAITSSIYHRWLYGKAMCSVYAFCGMLFGICSLTTLTLLSMVCFVKVCYPLYGNRFNSAHSHLLIACAWVYALLFACSPLAHWGEYGPEPYGTACCIDWTQSNQHSTARSYTVVLFTFCYILPCCAIVASYTGILVTVHTTRKTMERHASRQTQMSSIQTIIVKLSVAVCISFFAAWSPYAVVSMWAAFGHIDNIPPLAFAMPAMFAKSSTIYNPIIYLMLRPTFRRMMHRDMGALCHVCLRGCFCSQSPAKCCTRTEIRVRLRTILRPTNQTPSSNSGAQPPMVLSKDHSCDKCEDAFECFKNYPQMCGVTNPAASKDSSVDKVTPVPQRVCHKKSLLAAMCAKKTPDTDNLHINLEMVPGHARVAWP